One genomic region from Leptolyngbyaceae cyanobacterium JSC-12 encodes:
- a CDS encoding RND family efflux transporter, MFP subunit (IMG reference gene:2510095117~TIGRFAM: RND family efflux transporter, MFP subunit) encodes MQLPILDKVTQKSNPWLLGLLAAGLVGIPAAAFVAIRGNTPQANVQDYTVPVTQKSVTVRITANGEVIPVQRLNLNPKTAGRLAELYVEQGDRVQQGQIIARMDSRELEAQRQKAVADLARAEANLALLKAGSRPEAIGRAEAGVNQAQAEMAAAQTRLDLATQRAQRNQVLAAEGAISRDRLDEVMNEQRSAQANLEQAKARYNSAVEQLRQERNGSRREDIAQAAAQVEAARASLQAIETQVEDTIIRAPFAGIITQKNATEGDFVTPTSFASSTSSATSIVTLANDLEILAKVPEVDIGQIKSGQEVEIKVDAYPDQVFKGVVRLVSPEAKEDPAQRGVITFEVRVRMITGRDKLRSGMTADLAFLGQRVDNALMVPTVAIITNKGQTGVLVPDRNNKPKFQPVTIGPNIGNETKIMDGVQSGDLVFVELPEGQKLENIIKGMEKQ; translated from the coding sequence ATGCAACTTCCCATCCTTGACAAGGTTACCCAAAAATCAAATCCCTGGCTCCTGGGATTGCTCGCAGCGGGGCTGGTTGGTATTCCTGCGGCTGCATTTGTTGCAATTCGGGGCAACACTCCACAAGCTAATGTTCAGGACTACACAGTGCCAGTGACTCAGAAAAGTGTCACAGTTCGCATCACGGCGAATGGCGAAGTAATTCCGGTACAACGATTGAACCTGAACCCTAAAACAGCAGGTCGTCTGGCAGAACTGTATGTAGAACAGGGCGATCGCGTCCAGCAAGGACAGATTATTGCCCGGATGGACAGCCGCGAACTGGAAGCTCAGCGACAAAAAGCAGTAGCAGATTTAGCACGGGCAGAAGCCAATTTAGCCTTGCTAAAGGCAGGCAGTCGCCCGGAAGCAATTGGGCGAGCAGAAGCAGGTGTGAACCAGGCACAGGCGGAGATGGCGGCTGCCCAAACCCGATTAGATCTGGCAACGCAACGTGCTCAGCGAAATCAAGTATTGGCAGCAGAAGGGGCGATTAGCCGTGATCGTCTGGATGAAGTCATGAACGAGCAGCGTAGCGCCCAGGCGAATCTAGAACAGGCAAAAGCTCGTTACAACAGTGCAGTAGAGCAACTGCGGCAGGAGCGCAACGGCTCCCGCAGGGAAGACATTGCGCAAGCTGCTGCTCAGGTAGAAGCCGCACGGGCAAGCCTACAAGCGATCGAAACCCAGGTAGAAGACACCATTATTCGCGCTCCCTTCGCAGGCATCATTACCCAGAAGAATGCAACAGAAGGTGATTTTGTCACCCCGACGAGTTTTGCTTCTAGCACATCCTCAGCAACATCAATTGTGACCCTGGCCAATGATTTGGAAATCCTAGCAAAAGTACCCGAAGTGGATATTGGGCAAATCAAATCGGGGCAGGAAGTAGAAATCAAGGTAGATGCATACCCCGATCAAGTGTTCAAAGGAGTCGTGCGTCTGGTTTCCCCCGAAGCAAAAGAAGATCCTGCTCAGCGTGGGGTGATTACCTTCGAAGTGCGCGTTCGTATGATCACGGGCAGAGACAAATTGCGCTCTGGCATGACAGCAGATCTAGCATTTTTGGGACAGCGAGTGGATAACGCTCTCATGGTACCTACGGTGGCGATTATCACCAACAAGGGGCAAACGGGCGTACTTGTCCCTGATCGCAACAACAAACCCAAATTCCAACCAGTCACCATCGGTCCCAATATTGGCAACGAAACCAAGATTATGGACGGTGTCCAGTCTGGGGATCTGGTTTTTGTGGAACTGCCCGAAGGACAAAAGCTGGAAAACATTATCAAGGGCATGGAGAAGCAGTAA
- a CDS encoding ABC-type antimicrobial peptide transport system, permease component (IMG reference gene:2510095118~PFAM: Predicted permease), with product MDLFESTRMAVKTLTANKLRSTLTMLGIIIGNASVIAMIGIGQGAQKLASEQFESLGPNVLFVSPGSRQMRNRTFDLPRTLVWDDAKAIAAQVPSVKEVAPQRQSQLPIVYRNLNTSSLVVGTTPEFLSVRSFDMERGRFISNQDVERNTQVAALGSDIATRFFGNRDPIGQEIRIRGITFRVIGVLQSKGAFLGNNQDDAVYVPLTTLANRLTGRTSPYGLDLTFISISAKDEASIPAAEFQVTNLLRLRHKVTTEDDFTVQTQKDVLQIVGTITGGLTIMLAAIAAISLVVGGIGIMNIMLVSVTERTQEIGLRKAIGASQQDILIQFMIEAVILSAAGGLLGTAIGVGGVVLVGTLTPLQAGVSPVAIAIATGVSGGIGLFFGVVPARQAAKLDPIVALRSA from the coding sequence ATGGATCTGTTTGAAAGTACCCGAATGGCAGTCAAAACCCTGACTGCGAACAAACTACGCAGTACCCTGACGATGCTTGGCATCATTATTGGGAATGCCTCCGTAATTGCCATGATTGGGATTGGACAAGGAGCTCAAAAGCTGGCGTCTGAGCAATTTGAGTCACTGGGACCGAATGTGTTATTCGTTTCGCCAGGCAGTCGCCAGATGCGAAACCGCACGTTTGATTTGCCCAGAACTCTTGTTTGGGATGATGCTAAGGCGATCGCTGCACAGGTTCCTTCCGTAAAAGAAGTGGCTCCTCAGCGTCAAAGTCAACTTCCAATTGTGTATCGCAACCTCAATACCAGTTCTCTGGTGGTGGGTACCACGCCCGAATTCCTATCAGTTCGAAGCTTTGACATGGAACGGGGACGGTTTATTAGCAATCAAGATGTGGAGCGTAACACACAGGTCGCAGCTCTAGGCTCAGACATCGCGACTCGCTTTTTCGGCAATCGTGATCCGATTGGTCAAGAAATCCGAATTCGTGGGATCACCTTTCGAGTAATTGGGGTGCTGCAGTCAAAAGGTGCCTTTTTGGGAAACAACCAGGATGATGCAGTGTACGTGCCGCTCACGACGCTGGCAAACCGCCTGACTGGACGGACTTCTCCCTACGGATTAGATCTCACTTTTATCTCGATTTCTGCTAAGGATGAAGCCAGCATCCCCGCCGCCGAATTTCAGGTCACAAACCTGTTGCGTCTGCGCCATAAAGTTACGACCGAAGATGACTTCACTGTGCAAACTCAGAAGGATGTGCTGCAGATCGTCGGGACAATTACCGGAGGGTTGACGATTATGCTTGCAGCGATCGCGGCAATTTCCCTTGTGGTAGGCGGCATTGGGATTATGAACATCATGCTAGTGTCGGTGACTGAACGAACCCAGGAGATTGGGTTACGTAAAGCGATCGGGGCCTCTCAGCAAGACATCTTAATTCAGTTTATGATTGAAGCCGTTATTCTCTCGGCAGCAGGTGGACTGTTGGGAACAGCGATCGGTGTGGGTGGTGTAGTCCTGGTAGGCACGTTGACCCCCCTGCAAGCTGGAGTATCACCCGTTGCGATCGCAATTGCCACAGGTGTTTCTGGCGGTATTGGTTTGTTCTTTGGTGTGGTTCCTGCACGGCAGGCGGCTAAACTTGACCCCATCGTTGCGCTCCGGAGTGCATAA
- a CDS encoding ABC-type antimicrobial peptide transport system, ATPase component (IMG reference gene:2510095119~PFAM: ABC transporter) gives MPSTTIVRLEDIHKIYGSGETEVRALDGVNLVIEQGEFCSIMGASGSGKSTMMNIIGCLDKPTSGRYYLDNVDVSHLDDTTLAHVRNRKLGFVFQQFHLLPQLSAMENVMLPLVYANIPERDRRERAVEALTRVGLAHRLHNKPNQLSGGQQQRVAIARAIVGRPVLLLADEPTGALDSRTTVEILNIFAELNASGMTVVMVTHEPDVARSTRRIIWFKDGKVMNPNLTPDEMNHLMAAA, from the coding sequence ATGCCTTCTACAACCATCGTTCGGCTTGAAGATATTCACAAAATCTATGGCTCCGGCGAAACCGAAGTGAGAGCACTAGACGGCGTGAATCTGGTGATCGAACAAGGGGAGTTTTGCTCCATTATGGGGGCTTCCGGTTCTGGTAAGTCCACCATGATGAACATCATCGGTTGCCTGGATAAGCCCACCTCTGGACGCTATTATCTAGACAACGTAGATGTATCGCACCTAGATGACACGACTCTGGCACATGTGCGAAACCGCAAACTGGGTTTTGTATTTCAGCAGTTCCACCTATTGCCCCAGCTCTCGGCAATGGAAAATGTTATGCTGCCACTGGTGTATGCCAATATTCCTGAACGCGATCGCCGAGAGCGGGCTGTAGAAGCCCTGACCCGTGTAGGCTTGGCGCATCGTCTACATAACAAACCCAATCAGCTTTCGGGAGGGCAACAGCAGCGGGTTGCCATTGCGCGAGCGATTGTTGGTCGTCCCGTGTTACTACTAGCGGATGAGCCAACGGGAGCATTGGATTCTCGCACAACCGTTGAAATTCTCAACATCTTTGCTGAACTCAACGCTAGCGGCATGACTGTAGTAATGGTAACCCACGAACCCGATGTTGCCCGTTCCACCCGCCGCATTATTTGGTTTAAAGATGGCAAAGTGATGAATCCCAACCTCACGCCGGACGAAATGAATCATCTGATGGCAGCCGCTTAA
- a CDS encoding hypothetical protein (IMG reference gene:2510095120) codes for MAISSGEASENLTAYRFRWIGYGFLVFALIDTIHILLTLNTEQPTWVLSTIGQFVERVVVPILGFTLVFFGEYYGRKNAEKIWLRILSWLSLVLAVVFLLMIPPVFLQTFSVNTQAQEAVNKQLDQRLTQLKQLEDQLARSNPEQLKQLATQLSGLGVSVDPNNPEAVKAQIQARIKTVRAQLQTQAQGEASGQTSNLWKNAIKWSLGALVAAVLFFYLWKSSGWAR; via the coding sequence ATGGCGATTTCATCCGGTGAAGCCAGTGAAAATTTGACAGCGTATCGATTTCGCTGGATCGGATATGGGTTTCTAGTATTCGCGCTGATTGATACTATCCACATTTTGTTGACATTGAACACAGAGCAGCCAACTTGGGTTCTATCAACAATTGGACAGTTTGTAGAACGGGTGGTTGTGCCTATTCTAGGGTTTACATTGGTGTTTTTTGGAGAATATTACGGGCGCAAGAATGCTGAAAAAATTTGGCTGCGGATTTTGTCCTGGCTGAGTCTAGTGTTAGCAGTGGTGTTTTTGCTGATGATTCCGCCTGTTTTTCTGCAAACCTTTAGCGTCAATACGCAAGCTCAAGAAGCAGTTAATAAGCAATTGGATCAGCGACTCACGCAATTGAAGCAATTAGAAGATCAACTAGCTCGTAGCAACCCTGAACAGTTGAAACAATTAGCCACTCAACTCAGTGGTTTAGGAGTGTCAGTTGATCCCAATAACCCTGAAGCAGTGAAAGCTCAAATCCAGGCACGAATTAAAACAGTTCGAGCTCAGTTGCAAACTCAAGCTCAGGGAGAGGCTTCCGGGCAAACCTCTAACCTCTGGAAGAATGCTATCAAGTGGAGTTTAGGTGCTTTAGTCGCAGCGGTTCTTTTCTTTTACCTGTGGAAGAGTAGCGGATGGGCGCGCTAG
- a CDS encoding hypothetical protein (IMG reference gene:2510095121~TIGRFAM: cyanosortase-associated protein), producing MLKSSWQPIRLSILAIAFGGTLLTLAKLTTSPKPDTAKQEANTLSATVPLPGWQLVNTEPITTNTEARTGRRYRFQQGNTTLNAEQYYMVSDGNVSRYLFVHSPVKTANASMKVKFKPEVGHYSLITHDGNAYLSACINPRGSSTVTESQFTQNRYASDLQLSRIAPWLLGQESLIDYRCLWTLMSISLKQGSKSDALVAEEKAYKNLEDAWFSWHQWWQANFPPSR from the coding sequence ATGCTTAAATCAAGCTGGCAACCCATTCGGCTATCTATCCTGGCGATCGCTTTTGGCGGCACCCTGCTGACATTAGCAAAATTGACAACCTCTCCCAAACCAGACACGGCGAAGCAAGAAGCAAACACCTTGTCAGCGACCGTTCCTCTGCCAGGCTGGCAGTTGGTGAATACTGAACCGATTACCACCAACACCGAGGCGAGAACCGGACGACGCTATCGCTTTCAACAAGGGAATACAACGCTGAATGCAGAACAGTATTACATGGTAAGTGATGGCAATGTTAGTCGATACTTATTTGTGCATTCCCCCGTTAAGACAGCCAACGCCAGCATGAAGGTAAAATTCAAACCGGAAGTTGGTCATTACAGCTTAATCACCCATGACGGAAATGCCTATCTGAGTGCTTGCATTAATCCCCGCGGAAGCAGTACGGTAACGGAGTCTCAATTTACCCAAAATCGCTATGCTAGCGATTTGCAACTTTCCCGCATCGCACCGTGGTTATTGGGGCAAGAGTCACTGATCGACTACCGTTGTTTGTGGACATTAATGTCGATTTCACTCAAGCAAGGCTCTAAGTCTGATGCCCTTGTGGCAGAGGAAAAAGCCTATAAAAATTTGGAAGACGCCTGGTTTTCCTGGCATCAATGGTGGCAAGCTAACTTTCCCCCATCTCGATAG
- a CDS encoding exosortase, cyanobacterial variant (IMG reference gene:2510095122~PFAM: Transmembrane exosortase (Exosortase_EpsH)~TIGRFAM: cyanoexosortase A; exosortase/archaeosortase family protein; exosortase): MDWSKTLQEPKFWLLAIAAAIVVIHLSLLSRLDNSDIFATSVLFWLAVGSLIWDNHETFNLESGWVASIIGFLILALVLLRSAFSPDSVSSAWALPFVATLGLGLLAAGFKGLRQFWKELTIFGLLAIYPLLQLTLQAIDLSELTAIAASFNLSYLGFPVQRQGVFLVLPTSRVEVYGACSGIQSILQLLCISVLFLLMFPLRSRWQRVLTVVAAVVIAFVVNAARVALMAILNNAGDKNAFDYWHEGTGSLIFSAIAVLIFGSFCWFAFLRKSGQKPDSGAQGNA, from the coding sequence ATGGATTGGTCAAAAACCCTTCAAGAGCCTAAATTTTGGCTGCTAGCGATCGCAGCGGCGATTGTTGTTATTCATCTCAGTCTCCTGAGTCGGTTAGACAATTCTGATATTTTTGCAACTAGTGTTTTGTTCTGGTTAGCGGTCGGCTCCCTGATTTGGGATAACCACGAAACCTTCAATTTGGAAAGTGGATGGGTCGCCAGCATAATTGGATTTTTGATCCTGGCACTGGTATTGTTGCGAAGCGCGTTCTCGCCAGACTCTGTTTCCTCTGCCTGGGCATTGCCGTTTGTTGCAACCTTGGGATTAGGACTTTTAGCCGCAGGCTTTAAGGGATTGCGGCAATTCTGGAAAGAGTTAACAATTTTTGGGCTACTGGCAATCTATCCCCTCCTGCAGCTCACTCTACAAGCTATTGATTTGTCAGAACTGACTGCAATAGCCGCGTCATTTAATCTTTCCTATCTAGGATTTCCCGTACAGCGACAGGGTGTATTTTTGGTTTTACCCACCAGCCGAGTAGAAGTGTACGGAGCTTGTTCAGGAATTCAAAGTATTTTGCAGCTACTCTGCATTTCTGTGTTGTTTCTCCTAATGTTTCCGCTGCGGTCTCGTTGGCAACGAGTGCTCACGGTAGTTGCGGCAGTGGTGATTGCCTTTGTGGTGAATGCGGCGCGGGTGGCATTGATGGCCATTTTGAACAATGCAGGCGATAAAAATGCTTTTGACTACTGGCATGAAGGGACTGGATCGCTCATTTTTTCAGCGATCGCAGTTTTAATCTTTGGCAGTTTTTGCTGGTTTGCCTTCTTGCGTAAATCTGGGCAGAAACCAGATTCAGGAGCGCAGGGAAATGCTTAA
- a CDS encoding hypothetical protein (IMG reference gene:2510095123), with translation MSEKRNRWIVSVVMGLAFLAFVGISVAPLLSGFFQAGPSTATNSPAPTTNASPAARKAELEAQAKGYELVLQREPENPTALRGLLEARLALNDVRGAIAPLEKLVKLNPNESLYAVLLAQAKQQTGDHEGAAQTYREVLKTKPGDTNALSGLVVLLVQQNRPEAAISLLQDTLKTATQANQVQPNSIDVATVQMLLSDVYVSQKRYDEAVAIYDEVAKVNKQDFRPVVGKAMVLKQQGKVEEAKSLFTKAAELAPAKYKDQINQLASNTAPGNAPGGVTPGSTLPAPPPVAQPSPAPAN, from the coding sequence GTGAGTGAAAAGCGCAATCGCTGGATTGTCAGTGTAGTAATGGGGTTGGCGTTTCTTGCCTTTGTCGGCATTTCTGTTGCCCCTCTTTTAAGTGGGTTCTTCCAGGCTGGTCCTTCAACTGCTACAAACTCTCCGGCACCTACAACGAATGCAAGTCCTGCTGCCAGAAAGGCTGAGTTAGAAGCACAAGCAAAAGGCTATGAGCTGGTGTTGCAACGAGAACCCGAAAATCCCACTGCGTTACGAGGGTTGTTAGAAGCTCGGCTAGCGTTAAATGATGTGCGAGGGGCGATCGCACCGTTAGAAAAACTGGTCAAGTTAAACCCGAATGAATCCTTGTATGCAGTCTTGTTAGCACAGGCAAAACAACAAACGGGCGATCACGAAGGAGCAGCCCAAACCTATCGGGAAGTTTTGAAAACCAAACCAGGAGATACAAACGCCCTCAGCGGTTTAGTCGTCTTGCTTGTGCAACAAAACCGTCCAGAAGCCGCGATTTCATTGCTGCAAGACACTCTGAAGACAGCAACACAAGCTAATCAAGTCCAACCCAATAGTATTGATGTGGCAACTGTCCAAATGTTGTTGTCGGATGTGTATGTGAGCCAGAAACGGTATGACGAAGCCGTTGCAATTTACGACGAAGTTGCCAAAGTGAACAAACAGGACTTTCGCCCAGTGGTAGGGAAAGCTATGGTCTTAAAGCAGCAAGGCAAAGTGGAGGAAGCCAAATCTTTGTTTACCAAAGCGGCTGAATTAGCTCCTGCCAAGTATAAGGATCAAATTAATCAGTTAGCGTCCAACACTGCTCCAGGTAATGCTCCTGGCGGAGTTACTCCAGGGTCTACGCTACCAGCCCCTCCGCCCGTAGCGCAGCCCAGTCCAGCACCAGCTAATTAG
- a CDS encoding putative membrane protein (IMG reference gene:2510095124~PFAM: Uncharacterized protein family UPF0016), with product MLTAFTAGLLLITISELGDKTFCIAMILAMRHSRRLVFAGVIAALAAMTLLSVLMGQVAAFLPKTYIWYAEIALFIGFGLKLLYDAYRMPAYSACDELEEAQEAVEQANFQASGPGANYSIMLQAFALTFVAEWGDRTQFATIALAASNHPWGVAIGATLGHAACAAIAVLAGRLVAGRISERLVTALGGVLFIIFGIVAGVQGK from the coding sequence ATGCTGACAGCTTTTACAGCAGGCTTATTGCTGATTACGATTTCGGAACTGGGCGATAAAACATTCTGTATTGCGATGATTCTGGCGATGCGCCATTCTCGCCGCCTAGTGTTTGCAGGCGTAATTGCGGCCTTAGCGGCGATGACATTGTTATCCGTCTTAATGGGACAGGTAGCTGCCTTTCTCCCCAAAACTTACATTTGGTATGCCGAAATTGCCCTGTTCATTGGATTTGGCTTGAAACTCCTATATGACGCTTACCGTATGCCTGCCTATTCTGCCTGTGATGAATTGGAAGAAGCGCAAGAAGCAGTTGAACAGGCGAATTTTCAAGCTTCTGGACCTGGGGCAAATTACTCAATCATGCTGCAAGCCTTTGCGCTGACCTTTGTTGCGGAATGGGGCGATCGCACCCAATTTGCCACAATAGCCCTGGCTGCATCGAATCATCCCTGGGGAGTTGCAATTGGAGCAACACTGGGACATGCTGCCTGTGCAGCGATCGCGGTTCTGGCTGGACGCTTAGTCGCTGGACGCATTTCGGAACGACTTGTAACAGCGCTGGGTGGCGTTTTATTTATCATCTTTGGCATTGTTGCTGGAGTTCAGGGAAAGTGA
- a CDS encoding putative cyanobacterial protein, TIGR03792 family (IMG reference gene:2510095125~PFAM: Antibiotic biosynthesis monooxygenase~TIGRFAM: uncharacterized cyanobacterial protein, TIGR03792 family): MVIEWLKFQVAETLRETFVQKDEEIWTAALAKYPGFMGKEVWLTTDKPDEVIFVIQWESLDAWKSIPADVLENTEQAFAQQVGEGTYKIVESNAYQLRKFARSIS; encoded by the coding sequence ATGGTCATTGAATGGTTAAAGTTTCAGGTTGCTGAAACACTACGCGAAACGTTTGTCCAAAAAGATGAGGAGATTTGGACAGCGGCACTGGCAAAGTATCCAGGATTCATGGGGAAGGAAGTGTGGCTCACAACAGATAAACCTGATGAAGTGATCTTTGTGATTCAGTGGGAAAGTTTAGATGCCTGGAAATCAATTCCGGCGGATGTGTTGGAAAACACAGAGCAAGCATTTGCTCAACAGGTGGGAGAAGGCACTTACAAAATCGTGGAATCGAATGCCTATCAACTGCGTAAGTTTGCTCGGTCAATTTCTTAG
- a CDS encoding hypothetical protein (IMG reference gene:2510095126), with protein MDNNDWLTQLLMFGVGTTSLVAEKMREVSDELVKNGKLNPDQAKAVMDDLLQKMKSEQGNLETQMQRQLRNLLQDIGVPRQAEMDELRGRIDRLERQVRDLENKLWR; from the coding sequence ATGGATAATAACGATTGGCTGACACAGCTTTTGATGTTTGGGGTGGGAACCACATCGCTGGTGGCTGAAAAGATGCGGGAAGTCAGCGATGAACTGGTGAAAAACGGTAAGCTGAACCCCGACCAGGCAAAAGCTGTAATGGATGACTTGCTGCAAAAGATGAAGAGTGAGCAAGGGAATCTGGAAACTCAAATGCAGCGCCAGCTCCGCAATCTCCTACAAGACATTGGCGTACCTCGCCAGGCAGAAATGGATGAGCTACGCGGACGGATTGATCGTTTAGAACGACAGGTGAGAGATTTAGAAAACAAACTCTGGCGCTAG
- a CDS encoding putative hydrolase or acyltransferase of alpha/beta superfamily (IMG reference gene:2510095127): MIPPGFCQRSVLTSLGRMVYYTAGAIAEQSVGDSEALPSLMFLHGFGGGSSAYEWSQVYPAFAFSHRVLAPDLIGWGRSDHPALNYRVEDYITTITEFLEQTCTEPVPVVASSLTAAMTIRVAIARPELFKCLILTTPAGLSDFGENYSRSLFANIVKTPVLDRLIYSVGIASREGVRTFLEQRQFARPERIFPEIVEAYLESAQQPNAEYAALSFVRGDLCFDLSLYMPQLTVPTAIIWGQQSQFTGPDIGKRLAELNPQAVKAFQLLDDVGLTPQLEQPAIAIALIQRYLRLLVV, translated from the coding sequence ATGATTCCTCCTGGTTTTTGCCAACGCTCCGTCCTCACTTCGTTGGGCAGAATGGTGTATTACACAGCGGGAGCGATCGCTGAGCAATCCGTCGGTGATTCAGAGGCGCTACCATCCCTCATGTTTTTGCATGGGTTTGGTGGTGGGTCGTCTGCCTATGAATGGTCACAAGTGTATCCGGCGTTTGCCTTTAGCCATCGTGTCTTAGCACCGGATCTGATTGGGTGGGGGCGCTCTGACCATCCAGCCCTTAATTATCGGGTGGAAGATTACATTACGACGATTACGGAGTTTCTGGAGCAAACCTGTACCGAACCTGTCCCAGTGGTGGCATCCTCGCTAACAGCAGCCATGACAATCCGAGTCGCGATCGCCCGTCCAGAGTTATTCAAATGCCTTATTTTAACAACCCCTGCCGGATTGTCTGATTTTGGTGAAAACTATTCACGCAGCCTGTTCGCGAATATTGTCAAAACACCGGTTTTGGACCGACTGATTTACAGCGTTGGCATTGCCAGTCGGGAAGGGGTTCGCACTTTTTTAGAGCAACGTCAGTTTGCTCGCCCAGAACGCATCTTTCCCGAAATTGTGGAAGCGTATTTAGAGTCTGCTCAACAGCCTAATGCAGAATATGCAGCCCTGTCATTTGTGCGGGGTGATCTGTGTTTTGACCTGTCGTTGTATATGCCGCAACTCACTGTCCCAACAGCAATTATTTGGGGACAGCAATCTCAATTTACTGGTCCTGATATTGGCAAACGGCTCGCAGAACTGAATCCACAAGCTGTCAAAGCTTTTCAACTCTTGGATGATGTGGGGCTAACGCCCCAACTGGAACAACCCGCAATTGCGATCGCCCTGATCCAGCGCTATCTACGACTTCTTGTCGTCTAA
- a CDS encoding hypothetical protein (IMG reference gene:2510095128) produces the protein MAVVDSQGRLFGKVSILDIGAALVILLVLFGIFIYPGASGSVAQVNTPTKPVEVEVVVRVAAQNTEGLLKPGEKTSVIIRNQPYGEVKIKSVKELPDTVYVPLENGSVKATPDPRPEVALSKNLLVVLEGNAQITKNGPVLGNNKIKIGTPIELEGFTYNFTNLNVRDIRILDDKKS, from the coding sequence ATGGCTGTTGTAGATTCCCAAGGGCGCCTGTTTGGTAAGGTCAGCATTCTAGACATTGGCGCTGCCCTGGTAATTCTGCTGGTTTTGTTTGGCATCTTTATTTATCCAGGGGCGTCAGGGTCTGTTGCTCAGGTGAATACCCCTACAAAACCTGTTGAAGTTGAGGTGGTTGTGCGAGTGGCGGCTCAAAATACGGAGGGATTGCTAAAACCGGGTGAAAAGACGAGTGTGATCATTCGCAACCAGCCCTACGGAGAAGTCAAAATTAAGTCGGTAAAAGAGCTACCTGATACAGTCTATGTTCCGCTGGAGAATGGTAGCGTTAAAGCCACGCCCGATCCCCGTCCCGAAGTAGCGTTGAGCAAAAATCTGTTAGTCGTTTTGGAAGGGAATGCTCAGATCACTAAGAATGGTCCCGTGTTGGGGAATAACAAAATTAAGATTGGGACTCCGATTGAACTGGAAGGGTTTACCTATAATTTCACGAATTTGAACGTGCGCGATATTCGGATATTAGACGACAAGAAGTCGTAG
- a CDS encoding hypothetical protein (IMG reference gene:2510095129): MNRVMPVVAFQVVLWSALGLSVFPVNAQPAADFSECATKAINSDNAAAKITALGRARNLARQAAEAANGGLEVYRADASIHGRISDAPCVDNGDGSWTFTVKGGTPGFTTPTKETVVTVNSNGWTVKVDYNGPIRS, encoded by the coding sequence ATGAATCGTGTTATGCCTGTCGTTGCATTCCAGGTTGTTCTATGGTCTGCACTAGGGTTAAGCGTCTTCCCAGTGAATGCTCAACCTGCTGCAGACTTCTCGGAATGCGCCACCAAGGCAATCAACAGTGATAACGCGGCAGCGAAAATTACGGCACTGGGTCGAGCGAGAAACCTGGCACGGCAAGCAGCCGAGGCAGCGAATGGTGGCTTAGAAGTATATCGAGCGGATGCATCCATACATGGGAGAATATCAGATGCTCCTTGTGTGGATAATGGCGACGGTAGCTGGACGTTTACAGTAAAAGGTGGAACGCCAGGATTTACAACTCCTACAAAAGAAACCGTTGTCACCGTTAATAGCAATGGCTGGACAGTAAAAGTAGACTATAACGGTCCAATCCGGTCTTAA